DNA sequence from the Desulfovibrio sp. genome:
TACATATACAAATTTGCTATTGACCCACAATAAATGTGGTGTTCTTTTAAGGGGTAGTGCAATTGCAACTGACTATCTTATGACAAGCCACGCTGACATTTCGGAGAACCAATGGAATCAGGCAAAAAGGGATTGCCAGTCATTTCCGGCATGGGCATTGCCAGCCTGCTGGCAGCCCAGTTTGTAGTTTTTCTGGAAGGCCGGGGACTTGGCATTGTATCTTTTTCCCTGCAAAACGCTGTTGCCGGATTTTGCGGCGGCATAATTCTGGGCGGACTGCTTTTTTCCACATGGCTTCCCAAACGGTTTGGCGCTCCGTGCGCAGTGGCCTTGACCCTGATGGGCGCGCTGCTGTGGACGGGCGGCATATTCCAGAACAATGCCATATACTCCTATGGAGCCTGCTTCTGGGGCGGGACGGTTCTGCCTCCGTTGCTCAAAAATTTTTTTGCGCGCAGTTCATCACCCGGCTTTCATCTGGGCGTTGCCTTTGCTATTGGGGATTTTTTCTGGCTTTTTTTATACATCTTTCCCCTTTCAGATGAATCACTGCAATGGCTCATGCTGTGCCTTCAGTTCGTGAGCGGCTGCATGGCGGCAATTTGCCTGTTCAAAGCGCAACCGACAACAGAAGGATTGGAAATTGTACGCAAGTCAGACAGGCTGACAGTAATTTCACTCAGATATCTGACTGCCATCGCCTTTATATTTTTTCTGTTAAATGCCTTTGTGGACATTACCTTTTACAGAATTCACAGTCAGGCTTTTCCCATCCCCGCTCAGGTACACCTGTATACGTGGCTGGCCTATCCCCTTGTTGGCGTGCTGATTGACAAGTACGGAACAGATATGCGCCTGTTGCTCATCTGCATTGGCGGGGTAATTTTATCCCCAACTCTTGTAGTCATCACAGAGGGAACAGTCATTTACTGGATCATTTATGTGATTGACCTTGCGTGCCGTGGTATTGCGCAATTGTACTTTCTGCTAGTTTTCGCTCAGATCGGCAGACACTCTCCCCGCCGCGGCCTGATTTCTGCCATTCCTTACCTCGTAATGCTTATGGCTTTCTTGTGCGTATACCGTTTTGTGGAGCACTTTCCTGGTACAGTGCCAGTTGCATTCTGGTGCCTTTTTCTCACTACGGCCTTCAGCTATGTGAGCTCCCGCATCCAGTACGCCCTCACGCTTACCGGGGTATCAAAAACACCCACTGCGGACAGCGAAGACAAAACAGAGCACAAAGCCTTCACCCCGCAGGAGTCACACAAAAACGAACGCTGCCGGGCAGACAGCATAGCTGATTTTGCCCTGAAATACGGTATTTCTTTGCGAGAGCGGGATGTTTTGTGTCTGATTCTGGAGGGGTGCGATACGTCTGCCATTTGCGATCGGCTGCATATTTCTGAAAACACGCTTAAAACCCACATCCGGCAAATACTGCGCAAGACGGAAACACGAAACAGAAATGCTCTGCTGGTACTTTTTTTCAATGAAGAAAATATGGAAAAAGAAACAGAAACGGGCCTTGAGAGTTTTTAGCCCTCAGGCCATCGGGCGGCAGGAGCAGGCCGCCGGCATTATCCCTGCGGCGTACTGCCGTGGTGACAGGCGTGCTTGCCCTTACTGGCCCGACTGACCTTCGTGCTGCAAAAATGAAAAATGCACCTGCCCCGCTGCGTAACGGACATTCGTAATGTCTGGCCGTAACCGCCTGAACAGCTTGTATGCCTGAAGCGCCCTGTAGCCATACTGGCAGTGCAACAGCACAGCAGAATCCTGCGGAATATTTTTTACCAAATGCTGAAAAGCATATAGCGGCATGTTAACGGCGTTTGGAAGATGCCCATCTGAAAATTCTTTTTGACTGCGCACATCAATAATAATCAATTTTTCCGTTTTTAAAACATACTCGCGAGCCGCTTCTGGCGACAAGGCCACAGACTCGCCCGCACTTTTGCTCGTTGGCGCTGAAAACTTCCAATAAATATATGTTTCCGCACATGCAATAACAAGCAGAACTACAATAATTTTCAGTAGCCGCCTTGTCCCTTCAGCACCATGATACAAGGCAATGCCGACTTCTGCTGTTCTCATTGAAAAACCTCTCTCCAATGCCTTACCGCGCGGCATTCGTCAGTGCAACTCGCCATTTCCACTGATTTTTCAGGCCAATCCACAAAGACGATCACAGAGGGGCACGCCGCCAGGGTGCAAAGCCCGCCCGCCATCCACAACTGATGCTCGGAGGAGTGTTATACACTTCTTCCTTGCTCACGCGCAAAAGAATTCAGAACCCACATTCGTCTAGTGATCGGAGGAATTTTGTGCGCTGGCAAGGAAGTAGCACTTTTTTGTGAAGGGAGTGTACTCTAATGGTACTCGACCGGAACAAAAAAGTGCTACTGACGCAGCCAGCGCGCAAAAGAACCCGATCACTCAAGGCCGTACTTGCGGAGCTTGTTATGCAGGGTAGCCCTCGTAATTCCCAACTGCCGGGCCGCCTCGCTCTTGTTGTCGCCTGTCTGGCGCAGGGTTTCCTCAATGGCGCGGCGTTCCACGGCATCAAGGGGCAGGCCTGCCAGGGAGGCGTCCACCTCGGGCTGGCGCTCGTCGGGCAGGGCAGGGCCAGTGACCACAGAGGGCAGTTCGCGTTCGGTGATAAGGTCGCCGTTGCAGAGTATCACGGCGCGCTCCACGGCGTTTTCCAGTTCGCGCACATTGCCGGGCCAGCCATAGCGCAGCATACAGGCCAGCGCCTGCGGCGAAAATCCGCGTACGCTTTTGCGGTTGCGGCTGGCGAAACGTTCCAGAAAATGCGCGGCGAGCACGGGGATATCCTCGGCGCGGTCGCGCAGGGGCGGCACTTCAATACAGATGACGTTGAGGCGAAAGTAGAGATCCTCGCGAAAACGCTTTTGGGCCACTTCTTCGCGCAGGTCGCGGTTGGTAGCCGCCAGTATGCGCACATCCACAGTTATGGCGGCATCGGCCCCCACGCGTTGCACCTCGCCCTGCTGCAAGGCGCGCAACAGCTTTGACTGAAGGGTAAGGGGCATCTCGCCGATTTCGTCCAGAAAAAGCGTGCCGCCGTTGGCTTGGGCAAAGCGCCCCTCGCGGCGGCGATCCGCGCCGGTGAACGAGCCCTTTTCGTGCCCGAACAGCTCGGATTCCAGCAGGTTTTCGGCCAGAGCCGCGCAGTTCACCGTTACCAGCGGTTTATCCGCTCTGGCGCTGGCGCAGTGCAGGGCGCGGGCCACCAGTTCCTTACCGGTGCCGGATTCGCCGGAAATAAGCACTGTGGCCTCGGTTGGGGCAACAGTGGCGATAATTTCCTGCATGGCGCGGATGGAGGCGCTGCGGCCAAGGATGCCGGGGCGTGAGGCGGCATCGCTGAGCTGACGGCGCAGCTCGCGGTTTTCCACGCTGAGGCGCGAATGCTCGATGGCTTTTTCAAGCGTATGCCTGAGAGCCTCAAAGTCCAGCGGCTTGACCAGATAGTCGTATGCGCCGAGGCGCAGGGCCTCCACGGCTGTTTCCACTGAGGAGTAGGCCGTCATGAGCACCACGGGCAGAGCGGGATTATATTCAAGAATATTCTTGAGCGCGTGGATGCCGTCCATGCGCGCCATGCGCACGTCAGTCAGCACGGCGTCAAAGGATTTTTCGCGCACCAGGGGAACGGCCTCGTCGCCGTCCGTGGCTTCTTCCACAGCATAGCCCCAAGAACGCAACATGGTGCGCAGCATGCCGCGGTGGGCATCGTCATCGTCTACAACCAGTATGCAGTTGCTCACCGTATCCTCTCTTTATGCTTGGCAAAATCTGGAATCCCGGGCCGCTCCGCAGCTGCGCAGGTTATTTTTTGCGGTTGTCCTGCGCTACTGCGCCTTCTGCCGCGCGGGGCAGCCAGATGCGGAACGTGGTTTCCCCACGGCGCGCAGTTTGCGCGGGGCGCGAGGTAACGCTGATTTCGCCGTCGTGTGCTTCCACAATCTTGTGCACCATGGCAAGCCCCAGCCCCGTGCCCTGCCCCTTGGTGGTATAGTAGGGGTCAAAAATATGCGGCAGCTGGCTGGCCTCAATGCCGGTGCCGTTATCGCGCACCATAAGGCACACGCGCCCCTTGCGCTCCACAATGGCAAGCGTGAGCTGCCCGCCTTCGGGCATGGCGTCCAGAGCATTGAGGCAGAGGTTCAACAGGGCCTGCCCCATGCGTTCTGGGTCGGCCAGGGCCAGCGGCATCCGCCGGGGAGAACGGCAGACAATCTTGACATCGCGTTTGTCCGCATCCTGATGGATGAGGCGCGTCACGTGATCCACCACAAGCTTGAGATCAGTCGGGTGCGGGCTCACATCGCTGGGACGTGAAAGTCCTATAAGATCCATAATTACGCGATTGAGCCGGTCAACCTCGTGCACCATGACATTGGCTGCCTCGCGGTCTTCGCTTCCTTCGGGAAAGCGCTGGCCGAAGTAGGTGGCATAGCCCTTGATGGAGCTGAGAGGATTGCGGATTTCGTGCGCAACGCCTGCGGCCAGATTGCCCACGGCGGCCAGCTTTTCCTTGCGGCGCACTTCTTCTTCAAGCCTGCGCACCTTGCCCTCTGCCATACGCTGCCGCTGACGCGACTCCCGCGCCCGCTCGGCATAGTACAGGGCCACCAGACAGGCCAGCCCCACCAGCAGGGTCACGGCGGCCAGCATGGCCACGTAGTCCCGGTTCTGACTGCGCGTTATTTCAAAGGGCGAAAGATCAAGACCGAGAAAAATCACCGGCAGGGGAAAACCCCTCGGCAAATCGCGTATGCCCGGCGAAAATTGCCTGTACACGGCAAACACGCGCCGCCCCTCCATGCGCATGATGCCCCAGTGGGGCAGCATGTCGGGGGCAAGGTCACGCATGGTGACATCGTCAGCTTCGCGCCCGCCCACATGCAAAATCTCTCCAAGCCGCGCAGGATTGCTGTGCGCCACAATGGTACCGTCAGGCATGGTCACGGCCACAAAAACAATGCCGGGGCTTTCGCCCATTTCTTCCAGCAGCACCTGAAGGCGCACGCCAGCCTCGCTGCGCATGCCCGAACGCAGGATGCTCTCAAAGGCGATGATCAGCGATGAGCCCTTTTCCGCCAGCAGGCGGGCCATGGCGGCCTCGCTGCGGTCAATGGAAATGAGGGTCAGCAGCGTCACCATGAGGGCCAGCACCACGGCGGCCCCACCCAACAGCAGGCCGAGCGGCGTATGCGCGCCAACAGCGGAGGTCTGTGCTGTCCGCGCTTTGTCTGTGGGACTTGTGGGGCTTGCGGCAGCGGTGCCCTGGTGTGCAGCTTCCTGCCCGATTTTTTCAGCCGTGCTGTTTTCCATATTCATACGGCACACTCTGTATTGTGCGCGGCACAGCCAGAGGCGCACCACGAGTAAAAAAATTTGCACGCTTTTTGCAATAAAATAATCATTCCTTGAGCCCACAAAGCCGGGAATCTTGCCACCCCGCTCAGTGATTGGTATGAGAGCGGGACGAGTTTATTCTTCAGAAGGTCTTTTATGATGAAACCCCTTCTTTCCCTTTGTGTTCTGGCCAGTCTGTGCCTCCCCCAGCCAACGGCGGCGGATCAGACCGACTATGCGGAATATACACCTTCGCCGGGAAGCCCGGCAGCCAACCACGCCGCAGATATGCGAACATGGCTGCAACAGCTTTCGCCCGCGCAACGGGCCAAAGCCCAGGCCGTCATTGACGAATACTCCCCCAAGGTGAACGAACTGCGTAAAAGCATCATGCTGAAAAAAAACGAGCTTGCCCACCTGAGCTACAACCAGACCACCTCGCCGGAAACCCTACCCCGCCTGGGGCATGAATTACAGCAATTGCGAGATGAACTGCGCGCTCTTCTGCAACGAGCAGACCAGCGCATGGATACTGAGGTAGGCGTTCCGCTTGGCAGCCCGCAAACCCGCGGGTGCAGCATGGAATATCCCGGTCTGTCCACTTCCGCCAGCAAATAACCGCGACAATCTGCTCGCAGCAACACGCGTCCGCCCCAAGGCGGGCGCGTTTTTTATTCAATTTTGCCAGGCAGCCCCTGTAAGAAAATTATGCAGATGTACAAATTTTATACAGAGACAATGCCCGAATGTATAAAAAACATACGCTTCTCTGCTCGGCGGTGCAACGACCCCGGCCAATATCACATTAACATACTAAATATATTAAATAAAAATTATTTGGCACACGCATTGCTATATTGCAAGCAAACGTTGAAGGAACAACGAAACAATATACGAGAAAAAAGACTACGAGGTAGCCTTCCATGAAATCCAAAAATATCGCCATCGCAGCCATACTTGCAGCAGCCCTGATGGGTGGCGCCATAACTGCCTACAGCCAGCCTGGCCCCGCAGGCGATATGCCCGAAGGCATGCGGGAAATGGGCGGCTGCATGGGTGAAATGCCCTGCCCTGGAATGCAAGGACACGGCATGATGGGACGTGGGGCGTATACCCCCGAACAGCGGCAGAAGTACGATGCCATTGTGGCCGAATTCGTAAAACAGATGGAACCCGTAAAGGACCAGATGTTCATCAAGAGACAGGAGCTGCGCGCCCTGCAAAATGCCTCCAACCCCGATATTGCGGCTGTGCGCGCCACTGCCACCGAATTGCTGCAACTCAGAAAGCAGCTCGGCCAGATGCATGAAACCATGACCCAGCGCCTTGAAAAGGAAGTGGGCAAGCCTGCCGCTGCCCCCATGCCCAAGAAGGACGCCCCCGCTGCGGCGAAACATCAGCACGGCGCGGCCCAGTAACCACAAATTAATCGAAATTGCCGCTCCCAACTCGTCCGCCCAAGGCGGTTGACATATACAGGATCATAGAGAACAAATTTCCGTCCTGCCCCCTACCCCCAAGGGGGGCATTACGGAGCCTCCAAGAACCTCCTCCTTTGAACAGAACCTTATAACCATCAACACCCTCCCTCCCTTCTCGGCCGCCGGTTCCCCCCCGGCGGCCGCCTCCTTTTTCATGGCTGAAAACAAACGCACAGAACCCGCCGTAAAGCGGGTTCTGTGCGTTTTGCCCTGCGCGGCGTCACTCTGGCCGCGCTTGAATTTTAGTAACTGAGCGTGGGGAAAACTTTTTTACAAAAGGCGTCTCCCTGCAAGACATTTCGCTTCAAACCAGACCTATATGAAAACAAGCTGCGGCGAAATGTTATCGTCAAAAGATACTGTGCGCAGCCCCAGCGCCGCCCATCTTGCGCGCAGTTCCCCCTTGGCGCCCCAAAAGAAACCCTGGGCTGACCGGGGCAGCAGCAAATCAAAATGCGTGGCTGGTGTTGCCGCATTCTCGCCGAGCAGTTCCCTTACCGCCAGCAGCAAGGCACGCCCCTTGACCCTGCCGCCAAGCTCTCTGTCCACCGGCCCGGCAAGCACAGCCTTCTCCAGCCCCGGCTCCGGGGCAAGACCCATGCGAATCACGGATACGTTGACCCGCGCGGCTACGAGCCAGCCGAGGGCAAGGCTTTCAAGTGTATCCTCCAGCAGCCAGGGTTTGTAGCTCCCTTCGCGCCACATGGCGGCAAGACCGGTGCCTTCAAGTACAAGGCAGGGATAAAACCGCAGCATCTGCGCACCCGCAGCAAGAGCTGTTGGCACATCGTCCATAAAAAACTGAGGGCTATGCCCCGGCATGCCGGGCAAAAGCTGCACCACCAGCTTGAGGCCAGCAGCCCGCACAAGGGCGCAGGCCGCCCAGGCAGTGCCGCCGGAATAGCCCCGGCGGGAGGCGGCAAGGGCGCTGTCGGCAAAGCTCTGCACGCCCAGCTCCACCACACCGCAGCCTGCGGCGCGCAACCTCTCCAGTATTGGGGCGTCCACCCTGTCCGGGCGGGTTGAACAGCGGAAGGAACGTATCCAGCCTTTTTCCTGCGCTTCGCAGGCCAGATCGAGGCAGGCGGACAGATCCTCTTCCGGCAATGCCGTGAAGGTGCCACCATAAAACGCCAGCTCTGCCGCAGGTTGCCCGCTCTCGCGGCGCAGGCGCAGATTCTCCCGTGCGGCGAGCAGCAGGCCCTCCACACTTGCGGCGCGCGAACTTTTCGTGCTTTCCGGATTTTGGCAGTCGCCGATGCCGGTCTGCACATCCTGCGCGCAAAAAACACAGCGCACAGGGCAGCCCCTGAATGGCAAAAAAACCGGCACAACGGCCTGCCTTTGCGTTGTGTTGCGCCTCAGCCATGCAAAATCCAGCGGCACCGCACGTTCTTTGTCACCAACCTGCGATGGGCGTTGCGCACTGTTCAGAGTCATACCCATATCCCCCCCTGGTCATGTACCACGGCGTACGCAGGTTCACTATAGACTTCCTCAGAATGAGACTGCCTATAAAGGGGCGAAGAAATGCCCATAAGGGCCATGGACAAAAACTTTTTTTTGAGGGGCATAGGGGCTCGCTGACTGTGAAACGGTATGTGGAGCGCATTGAACGGAAAATAACATGCAGGCGATTTTTTTAAAAAAATCTTGCTCTGTCTGTAAGTTGCGTGTATTTTACACAAAAGTTCCGTTTGTGTGAAGCTGACAAACATTGCTGCGGGGCATTAGGAACACTGGGTTCCACTCAGCCATACCAGCGCACTGCGCCGGAGAGCACTATGAAAAAAACACTGACCAAAGCGGACATCGTGGAGGCCATCTACGAAGAAACGGACAAAAACCGTGTAGATGTCAAAAACGTGGTAGAAAAACTGCTGGAGATCATGAAGGTCGCCATCAAAAAAGACCGGGCCCTGCTTATCAGCGGCTTCGGTAAGTTTGAGTGTTATGACAAGGCCTCCCGCAAGGGCCGCAACCCCAAGACAGATGAAACCATCACCCTGCCGCCGCGCAAGGTTATGGTGTTTCGCCTCTCGCGCAAGCTTCGCGCAGAGCTGAACCCCTAGGCAAGCTCGGAGCCTCGGCAGCCTTGGCATGCCGGTGGGGGCGCGTGTGACGCGTTTCTTGTCGTGCGCGCTTTTTCTTTGCCATTTGGCCTACAAAAAATGCACAGCCCGGCACGGCAGAAATGCATGCCGGGCTTGAGCAACCGCCTTACCCTGCTGTGCGGAACGCAAGGCGGCACTGGGGATCAAAGCAGGATGCCCACATTTTTGCGCTCAGCCGCAGAGTGCGGAGCATCCCACACCGCAAACTCGGAAGAATCCAGGCTGACGCCAGCGCGGCGGGCATGTCCACGCCGTCCAACGGGAGTCGCACATGCTTTTCAACTCGTACACATTCCTTTTCGCCTTTCTACCCCTGCTGCTGGTATGCTGGCGGCTTGTCCAAGGCTATGGCCCCACGGGTCTTGCCCTGGTGCTGCTGGCTTTTTCCGTAGTATTTTACGGCTTGTGGGGTTTGCCCTTCCTGATTCTGCTGGCTGTGATTCTGGGCATGAACTATGCCTTTGCCCTGGCCCTGGCAGCGCCGGAGCCAGAGCAGAAACAGGATGCCGCTCCCGCTGAAAATGCGGAAGGCGATGGCGAAAAGGCCTGCCTGTGCGGTTCGCGCAAGCAGGCTGGCTGCCGGTTTCACCTGAGCCGCAAGGGCCTGCTGATTCTTGCCCTGGTGCTCAACCTGCTGCCCCTGCTGTGGTTCAAGTATTCCGCCTTTCTGGCCCAGAATTTTGGGGCGCTGCTGCATGCGCAGTGGCATTTCACCCCGCCCGGTCTGCCCTTGGGTATTTCTTTTTATACCTTCATCCAGATTGCCTGGCTTGTCAGCGTATACCGCGGACAGGTGACGCCTCAGGGCTTTACGCGGCATGCGCTGTTCTCCGCATGTTTTCCCTATGTGATTTCCGGGCCAATCGTGCGCTATGAGCAGATAGGCCCGCAGTTTGACACCCTTGCGCCAGCCACTGCGGAGAATCTGGCTCAGGGTTTCACGCTTTTCACCATCGGCATGGTCAAAAAGGTCCTGCTGGCTGACAGTATTGCCATGTACGCCGACTCTGTCTTCAATGCGGCGGAAAAGGCCTTTCCGCTCAGCGGGGCCGAGGCCTGGCTGGGTTCGCTGTGCTATACCTTCCAGCTGTATTTCGACTTTTCGGGCTACACGGACATGGCCATTGGCCTTGCCCTCATGCTGGGCCTCAGGCTGCCGGAAAACTTTGATTCGCCCTACAAATCCACAGGCATTGTGGACTTTTGGCGGCGCTGGCACATCACGCTCAGTTCGTGGCTGCGCGATTTTCTGTACATCCCCCTTGGTGGCAACCGCAAAGGGCGGCTCATGCAGTATCGCAACCTGTTTCTGACCATGCTGATCGGCGGCGCGTGGCACGGCGCTGGCTGGACCTTTATTGTCTGGGGCGCGCTGCACGGTTCCATGCTGGGCATCAACCACTTTTTCCGAGCCTGCATCAAGGGCAAAACAATGGAGCGCGTGCTGGCCCTTGCGCCGCTGCGCATCTGCTCCATCCTTTTCACATTTTTCTGCATCAATCTGTGCTGGGTTGTGTTCCGCGCGCTGACAATCGAAGGCGCGGGCCGCATGTTCAAAGCCATGTTCACAGGGCCGTTTACGCGTGAAGCGGCGGGCCTGAGCGCAACAACCGACGGGCTTACGGGTTTTGCCGCCCTGGTGGCCCGCTGGCTGCCCAACAACTACATTCAGGGATGGGTTCCCTTTGCGCTGCTGCTGGTGAGCTTTCTGGTGGTCTGGGCGCTGCCCAACAGCCACGAGATTTTGCACGGCAGACGTGATGGCAGCCGCCCGCGCCTGAGCTGGCGGCCCACGGCCGCCTGGGCAACGGGGCTGGCCGTTATGGCCTTCCTGACTCTGATTCTGGTTTCGCGCAAGGCGACCTTCCTGTACTTCCAATTTTAACCACGCGTGAACGCCATGAACAACACAGAAACCGCCTTTTTGAAGCGTTATTTTCTCGTGCTGCTGGGCCTTGTCCTGGCGGGATGCCTGCTGGCCGTTCCCTATACCGCGTGGTGGCTGCACAGCAGCGGCGACGTGGCCGTGGAACGGGCCGTCACCGAACAGTCCAAGGGGAATTTTGCCGTGTTCGGATCCGGCGTTTCCCAGGATTTTGTGGACTACAAACTGCAGCTCTATGCCAAGGTGAAGCCAGAGATTGCCGCCGTGGGTTCCTCGCGGGTCATGCAGTTCCGCGGCGCTTACTTCCGCAAGCCCTTCCTCAATGTGGGCGGCACGGCGGGCAACCTGCCCGTGCTGCGCTCCACCATCGACGCCATGCTGCGCATCCACAAGCCGGATGCCATCATCATAGGGCTGGACTTCTGGTGGTTCATGCCGCAGTGGAACCCCGACCCCTTCAAGGAAGAACCGCCCACCAGCGGATCATACAACTACGGATTCGACAGCCTCAAAAAGCCGTGGACATGGCTGCTTGAAGGCAAGATTTCATTCAAGGACTTTATTGCCCCCATGCTGCCGCAGTCCATGGGTGGATTCCGCAATGCCCGTTACGGCATCATGGCCCAGCAGTACAACGACGGCTTTGGCTCTGACGGCTCGTGGTATTATACAGGTGAAAGCACCGGGCAAAAGCGGCCCTTTGACTACCAGTTCGAGGATACCCTCAAGCAGGTACGCTACGGCACCAAGGCCTTTTTCCACGCCAAGCCGCTGGCTGACAGCCGCGACCCCGGCGGCATCAGCAGCGCCCATCTGGACGCCTTTGCTGAAATTTATTGTCGGCTCAAGGCCAGGGGCATTGCCACCTTTGTTTTCATTTCGCCCCTTTCTGTCCGTGTGCTCGACGCCATGCGCGAACGGGAGGCCGATTATCCGCACCTCTTCAAACTGCGCGACGCGCTGCTCGCCCGCGGCATTGACGTTATGGAATTTACCGATCCGCGCACCTTTGCTTCCGGCGACTGCGAGTTCTTTGACGGCTTCCACGGCGGCGAAGTCACCTACGCGCGCATGCTACGTGATATGGCCGACCGCTGGCCCGCCTTGCTGGCTTACGTGAATATGGATAGAATCAATGCCACCTTGCGCGACTGGCGCGGCTATGCCCTGGTGCCCGATGAGCGCCTGACGAGCCGCCCGGAAGTGGACTTTATGAATTTTAACTGCCCCAAACGTAAACCGTAAGGAACACCAGCATGTTTCTTCGATGGGGCGCGGTTTACAGCCGCGCCCATCTTATTTCAGCCATCCGGGCCGTATTCGTGTACAGCCTGTGCGTGTCCCTGGCGCTGTCGGGCGGCGCGGCCTTTGCCGCGTCAGACTCCGTTTTTGTTCAGGGCACTGGCGCGCCCAACGCGCCCAGCCCCAACGGCATGGGTGGGCAACCCTTCGGGGGCGGTACTTCGCCCACGCTTTCGCAGCCAATGCCAGCAGCGCCAATACAGACGCCCACGGTTCAGGTGCCTACCGTGCAAACACCCACGGTGCAGACCCCAAACGTCGCAGCGCCATCTGTGCCCACGCCGCAGCAGGTCACCCCCCTGAACGCACCGGGAGCGCCCGCCCCTGCTCAGGCCCAGCAACCGCAGGCTCCTGCGGCAAAGGATGCATCTGCCCCCGCCGCTCCTGCCCAGCCCGCAAGCCCTGCCCTCGAAACGCCCAAAAAGCCAGAAGCCCCGGTGAAGGAAAAGGGCTCAAAAAACCGCAGGGACAAAAAATCAAAAAAAGGCAAGAAAGAAGAAGCCGCCGAGCAGGAAAAAGCCGCTCCGTCAGTGGAAAGCGCCCCCACCAAGGCGCCTGCGCCTGTTCCGCAAAGGACCTCGCCGCCCACGCAGGCGGAGGAAGCCGCAGCAGCATACGCCAAAGGCGATTACGCCACAGCGGAGAGCATCTGGAGCAAACAGGCCGAAGCTGGCGATGGGCAGGCCATGAACAACCTTGGCGTGCTTTATGACCTCGGGCAGGGAGTGGAACCTGACCTTGGTCGCGCCCTGCACTGGTTTGCGGAGTCAGCCAAGACCGGGCACCCCTCGGGCATGAGCAACTACGGGCGCATGCTGGAACAGGGACGCGGCATAGAACCCAACCCCGCGGAAGCAGCGCGCTGGTTTGATCTGGCGGCGCGTCAGGGCCAGCCCGAGGCTCAGTATAATCTGGGCATGCTCTATGAGCTGGGGCGCGGGGTGCAGCAGGATTTCACTGCGGCGGCGGCATGGTACAGCCGCGCTGCTGCGCAGCAGCAAACCGAGGCTCTGTTCCGCCTTGGGCATTTTTACCGCATCGGGCAGGGAGTGACCAAAAATCCCTCGCGGGCGGTGCTGCTGCTTTATGCGGCGGCCATGAACGGCGATGCCAACGCCATGAAGGAACTGGAAGACATGGCCCGCGCCGAGCCTTCGCGCCCCGAGGCCGTTCTGTTTGG
Encoded proteins:
- a CDS encoding helix-turn-helix transcriptional regulator, whose product is MESGKKGLPVISGMGIASLLAAQFVVFLEGRGLGIVSFSLQNAVAGFCGGIILGGLLFSTWLPKRFGAPCAVALTLMGALLWTGGIFQNNAIYSYGACFWGGTVLPPLLKNFFARSSSPGFHLGVAFAIGDFFWLFLYIFPLSDESLQWLMLCLQFVSGCMAAICLFKAQPTTEGLEIVRKSDRLTVISLRYLTAIAFIFFLLNAFVDITFYRIHSQAFPIPAQVHLYTWLAYPLVGVLIDKYGTDMRLLLICIGGVILSPTLVVITEGTVIYWIIYVIDLACRGIAQLYFLLVFAQIGRHSPRRGLISAIPYLVMLMAFLCVYRFVEHFPGTVPVAFWCLFLTTAFSYVSSRIQYALTLTGVSKTPTADSEDKTEHKAFTPQESHKNERCRADSIADFALKYGISLRERDVLCLILEGCDTSAICDRLHISENTLKTHIRQILRKTETRNRNALLVLFFNEENMEKETETGLESF
- a CDS encoding rhodanese-like domain-containing protein, which codes for MRTAEVGIALYHGAEGTRRLLKIIVVLLVIACAETYIYWKFSAPTSKSAGESVALSPEAAREYVLKTEKLIIIDVRSQKEFSDGHLPNAVNMPLYAFQHLVKNIPQDSAVLLHCQYGYRALQAYKLFRRLRPDITNVRYAAGQVHFSFLQHEGQSGQ
- a CDS encoding sigma-54 dependent transcriptional regulator, encoding MSNCILVVDDDDAHRGMLRTMLRSWGYAVEEATDGDEAVPLVREKSFDAVLTDVRMARMDGIHALKNILEYNPALPVVLMTAYSSVETAVEALRLGAYDYLVKPLDFEALRHTLEKAIEHSRLSVENRELRRQLSDAASRPGILGRSASIRAMQEIIATVAPTEATVLISGESGTGKELVARALHCASARADKPLVTVNCAALAENLLESELFGHEKGSFTGADRRREGRFAQANGGTLFLDEIGEMPLTLQSKLLRALQQGEVQRVGADAAITVDVRILAATNRDLREEVAQKRFREDLYFRLNVICIEVPPLRDRAEDIPVLAAHFLERFASRNRKSVRGFSPQALACMLRYGWPGNVRELENAVERAVILCNGDLITERELPSVVTGPALPDERQPEVDASLAGLPLDAVERRAIEETLRQTGDNKSEAARQLGITRATLHNKLRKYGLE
- the zraS gene encoding two-component system sensor histidine kinase ZraS; the encoded protein is MNMENSTAEKIGQEAAHQGTAAASPTSPTDKARTAQTSAVGAHTPLGLLLGGAAVVLALMVTLLTLISIDRSEAAMARLLAEKGSSLIIAFESILRSGMRSEAGVRLQVLLEEMGESPGIVFVAVTMPDGTIVAHSNPARLGEILHVGGREADDVTMRDLAPDMLPHWGIMRMEGRRVFAVYRQFSPGIRDLPRGFPLPVIFLGLDLSPFEITRSQNRDYVAMLAAVTLLVGLACLVALYYAERARESRQRQRMAEGKVRRLEEEVRRKEKLAAVGNLAAGVAHEIRNPLSSIKGYATYFGQRFPEGSEDREAANVMVHEVDRLNRVIMDLIGLSRPSDVSPHPTDLKLVVDHVTRLIHQDADKRDVKIVCRSPRRMPLALADPERMGQALLNLCLNALDAMPEGGQLTLAIVERKGRVCLMVRDNGTGIEASQLPHIFDPYYTTKGQGTGLGLAMVHKIVEAHDGEISVTSRPAQTARRGETTFRIWLPRAAEGAVAQDNRKK
- a CDS encoding periplasmic heavy metal sensor, producing the protein MMKPLLSLCVLASLCLPQPTAADQTDYAEYTPSPGSPAANHAADMRTWLQQLSPAQRAKAQAVIDEYSPKVNELRKSIMLKKNELAHLSYNQTTSPETLPRLGHELQQLRDELRALLQRADQRMDTEVGVPLGSPQTRGCSMEYPGLSTSASK
- a CDS encoding periplasmic heavy metal sensor produces the protein MKSKNIAIAAILAAALMGGAITAYSQPGPAGDMPEGMREMGGCMGEMPCPGMQGHGMMGRGAYTPEQRQKYDAIVAEFVKQMEPVKDQMFIKRQELRALQNASNPDIAAVRATATELLQLRKQLGQMHETMTQRLEKEVGKPAAAPMPKKDAPAAAKHQHGAAQ
- a CDS encoding radical SAM protein; amino-acid sequence: MTLNSAQRPSQVGDKERAVPLDFAWLRRNTTQRQAVVPVFLPFRGCPVRCVFCAQDVQTGIGDCQNPESTKSSRAASVEGLLLAARENLRLRRESGQPAAELAFYGGTFTALPEEDLSACLDLACEAQEKGWIRSFRCSTRPDRVDAPILERLRAAGCGVVELGVQSFADSALAASRRGYSGGTAWAACALVRAAGLKLVVQLLPGMPGHSPQFFMDDVPTALAAGAQMLRFYPCLVLEGTGLAAMWREGSYKPWLLEDTLESLALGWLVAARVNVSVIRMGLAPEPGLEKAVLAGPVDRELGGRVKGRALLLAVRELLGENAATPATHFDLLLPRSAQGFFWGAKGELRARWAALGLRTVSFDDNISPQLVFI